A region from the Dinoroseobacter shibae DFL 12 = DSM 16493 genome encodes:
- a CDS encoding ABC transporter permease yields MSRRVLWTYAVVYLVFLYLPVALLPIFAFNDSTIIAFPLSGFTISWFVELTQIPALHDAVRNSLIIALSTAVFSTALGVFASRAATRFEFPGKAGIMGFIMIPLVLPEIIVAVSLLVVLLQMGLNLSLWAVILGHTLICTPFCIAILSSSFSGLDRSLEEAAIDLGETRLSAFRLIILPLVAPGIVASLLISFTISLDEFIIAFFLTGTDPTLPVYIWSQLRFPQKLPVIMALGTILILLSLVLIITAEAFRRRGLRKSGQTDTGGFL; encoded by the coding sequence ATGAGCCGCCGGGTGTTGTGGACCTATGCGGTGGTGTATTTGGTTTTCCTCTACCTGCCGGTGGCCTTGCTGCCGATTTTCGCTTTCAACGACAGCACAATCATCGCCTTTCCACTCAGTGGTTTCACTATAAGCTGGTTCGTGGAACTGACCCAGATCCCGGCGTTGCATGACGCGGTGCGCAACTCGCTGATCATCGCGCTGTCGACGGCCGTGTTTTCCACGGCGCTCGGAGTGTTTGCGTCGCGTGCGGCCACGCGGTTCGAGTTTCCGGGCAAGGCGGGGATCATGGGGTTCATTATGATCCCGCTGGTGCTGCCCGAGATTATTGTCGCGGTTTCATTGCTGGTGGTGTTGCTGCAAATGGGCCTCAACCTGTCGCTTTGGGCGGTTATCCTCGGGCATACCCTGATCTGCACACCGTTCTGCATCGCCATCCTGTCAAGCAGCTTCAGCGGCCTCGACAGGTCGCTCGAAGAAGCCGCCATCGATTTGGGCGAGACGCGTCTCAGCGCGTTCCGGCTCATCATTTTGCCGCTGGTGGCCCCCGGCATCGTCGCCTCGCTTCTCATCTCGTTCACCATTTCACTGGACGAGTTCATCATTGCCTTTTTCCTGACCGGCACCGACCCGACCTTGCCGGTCTATATCTGGAGCCAGCTACGCTTCCCGCAGAAGCTGCCTGTGATCATGGCGCTGGGAACGATCCTCATTCTGCTGTCTCTCGTTCTGATCATCACCGCCGAAGCCTTCCGCCGACGCGGCTTGCGCAAGAGCGGCCAGACCGACACCGGAGGGTTCTTGTGA
- a CDS encoding antibiotic biosynthesis monooxygenase family protein — MFLTMNRFRVKAGQEDTFEDVWKSRDSHLKTVDGFVSFHLMKGEESDGVRLYASHTLWRDRAAFEGWTKSEAFRMAHKGAKSSADMYDGPPVLEVFDSVQELS; from the coding sequence ATGTTTCTCACCATGAACCGTTTTCGTGTCAAAGCCGGTCAGGAAGACACGTTCGAAGATGTCTGGAAGTCCCGCGACAGCCACCTGAAAACCGTGGATGGTTTCGTATCCTTCCACCTCATGAAGGGCGAAGAGAGCGATGGTGTCCGCCTCTATGCGTCGCACACCCTGTGGCGCGATCGGGCAGCGTTCGAAGGCTGGACCAAATCCGAAGCTTTCCGCATGGCTCACAAGGGCGCGAAATCCAGTGCGGACATGTATGACGGACCCCCGGTGCTGGAGGTCTTCGACAGCGTACAGGAGCTGAGCTGA
- the rpsI gene encoding 30S ribosomal protein S9, protein MAEEIKSFDDLSAVAEGSVAEATPETTISREPVRDDLGRSYATGKRKDAVARVWIRPGSGKITVNGKSMDTYFARPVLQMILRQPFQVAGVEDQFDVTATVKGGGLSGQAGAVRHGVSKALQLYEPSLRGALKAAGFLTRDSRVVERKKYGKAKARKSFQFSKR, encoded by the coding sequence ATGGCTGAAGAGATCAAATCCTTCGACGACCTGAGTGCCGTCGCTGAGGGCTCCGTCGCCGAGGCGACCCCCGAAACCACCATCTCGCGCGAACCTGTCCGCGACGACCTGGGCCGGTCCTATGCGACTGGTAAGCGGAAGGACGCGGTTGCCCGTGTCTGGATTCGTCCGGGCTCCGGCAAGATCACCGTGAACGGCAAGTCCATGGACACCTATTTCGCGCGCCCGGTGCTGCAGATGATCCTGCGCCAGCCGTTCCAGGTCGCCGGGGTCGAGGACCAGTTCGATGTCACCGCCACGGTCAAGGGCGGTGGGCTGTCGGGTCAGGCCGGTGCCGTGCGGCACGGTGTATCCAAGGCGCTGCAGCTCTATGAGCCCTCCCTGCGTGGCGCGCTCAAGGCGGCGGGTTTCCTGACACGCGACAGCCGCGTGGTGGAGCGGAAGAAATACGGCAAGGCCAAGGCCCGGAAGAGCTTCCAGTTCTCCAAGCGCTGA
- a CDS encoding ABC transporter permease — MTTRNTTARRSEAMQGYVMVSPPLIFTILLLAVPLVAILVLSFWTQNFMEFDRSFTLANYREAVTDPIYGTLMGRSLWIAGMVTVVTVVLAFPIAYFVSFHVPQNRKALWIFLITVPFWTSYLLRVFLWKVILGFNGVLNSGLQGLGIIEEPLTFLLYNANAVVITLAHAYAPFTILPIYVALEKIDRSLLEAARDLGESAWGAFCRITLPLAMPGIVAATLIVFIPVIGDYVTPRLVGGPDGLMIANMIQTQFLRLNDAPMGAALAVSAMTIVSAIALLVVFVTRNIGRAPK; from the coding sequence ATGACAACACGAAACACGACAGCGCGGCGCAGTGAGGCCATGCAAGGCTACGTCATGGTCAGCCCGCCGCTGATCTTTACGATTCTGCTGCTTGCCGTTCCCCTCGTTGCAATTCTGGTGCTCAGTTTCTGGACCCAGAACTTCATGGAGTTCGATCGCAGCTTCACCTTGGCGAACTACCGGGAAGCGGTCACAGACCCGATCTATGGCACGCTGATGGGCCGGTCCCTGTGGATCGCCGGGATGGTGACTGTGGTGACCGTGGTGCTGGCCTTTCCCATCGCCTATTTCGTGTCCTTCCACGTCCCGCAGAACCGTAAGGCGCTATGGATTTTTCTGATCACGGTCCCGTTCTGGACCTCCTACCTGCTCCGCGTGTTCCTTTGGAAGGTAATCCTCGGCTTCAACGGAGTTCTCAACTCTGGTCTGCAAGGGCTTGGTATCATTGAGGAGCCACTGACTTTCCTGCTCTATAACGCCAATGCGGTCGTGATCACGCTTGCCCACGCTTACGCGCCCTTCACGATCCTGCCGATCTACGTGGCGCTCGAGAAAATCGACCGCTCCCTGCTGGAGGCCGCGCGCGACCTGGGCGAGAGCGCCTGGGGCGCGTTTTGCCGGATCACGCTGCCCCTAGCCATGCCCGGGATCGTGGCCGCGACCCTGATTGTGTTCATTCCGGTGATCGGCGACTACGTTACACCCCGGCTTGTTGGGGGGCCTGACGGTCTGATGATCGCCAACATGATCCAGACCCAGTTCCTGCGTCTGAACGATGCGCCCATGGGCGCGGCCCTCGCGGTTTCTGCCATGACCATCGTCAGCGCCATCGCCCTGCTTGTGGTGTTTGTGACCCGCAACATCGGGCGGGCCCCCAAATGA
- a CDS encoding ABC transporter ATP-binding protein, which produces MTAPLIRIQNVQKYYGSYHALRDVSVDIGAGEFFSLLGPSGCGKTTLLRTIAGFEEFESGTLTLGGVDMVGVPANKRPTNMVFQSYAIFPHLSVGDNVGFGLRRRTDLTGEARASLVADALHMVGLKGYGARAAHALSGGQRQRVALARALVLKPKVLLLDEPLSALDKKMREQMQTELRRLQRHVGITFILVTHDQEEALTMSDRIAVMFEGRIAQLAPPQTLYAQPASRAVAEFIGTMSFLPAEISGDRADVAGLGTVPVTADQCAEGATGTCVAGVRPEGMALDFDETGQGTPGEVVEREYFGDMTSYHVRLDGTDRLVEIAMKNGPGIPVLDPGARTRVQWSPEALRYFAA; this is translated from the coding sequence GTGACCGCACCCCTGATCCGCATCCAGAACGTCCAGAAATACTACGGCAGCTATCACGCTCTGCGAGATGTCTCGGTCGATATCGGCGCGGGGGAGTTTTTTTCACTGCTGGGCCCGTCCGGCTGCGGAAAGACGACCCTGTTGCGCACCATCGCCGGTTTCGAGGAATTCGAGAGTGGCACACTCACCCTCGGCGGCGTGGACATGGTGGGGGTGCCCGCCAACAAGCGGCCCACCAACATGGTGTTCCAAAGTTATGCGATTTTCCCGCATCTCAGCGTCGGCGACAACGTGGGCTTCGGCTTGAGGCGACGCACCGACCTGACCGGGGAGGCGCGCGCCAGTCTCGTCGCCGACGCCCTGCACATGGTGGGTTTGAAGGGCTATGGCGCGCGCGCGGCCCATGCACTCTCCGGTGGGCAACGGCAGCGTGTGGCGCTCGCGCGGGCGCTGGTGCTGAAACCCAAGGTCCTGCTGCTGGACGAACCGCTATCGGCCCTCGACAAGAAGATGCGCGAGCAGATGCAGACCGAGCTGCGGCGGCTGCAGCGCCATGTCGGCATCACCTTCATCCTGGTGACCCACGACCAGGAGGAAGCCTTGACCATGTCGGACCGGATCGCGGTGATGTTCGAGGGACGCATCGCGCAGCTCGCCCCCCCCCAGACGCTTTATGCGCAACCCGCAAGCCGGGCGGTGGCCGAATTCATCGGTACGATGTCCTTCCTGCCCGCGGAGATCAGCGGCGATCGGGCTGATGTCGCCGGTCTCGGCACGGTGCCGGTGACGGCGGATCAATGTGCTGAGGGCGCCACGGGGACCTGCGTGGCGGGCGTGCGCCCCGAAGGCATGGCGCTCGATTTCGACGAGACCGGGCAGGGCACCCCGGGCGAGGTCGTCGAGCGGGAGTATTTCGGGGACATGACCAGCTACCATGTCCGCCTCGACGGGACCGATCGCCTGGTTGAGATCGCCATGAAGAACGGGCCCGGCATTCCCGTGCTCGATCCCGGCGCGCGCACCCGGGTCCAATGGTCGCCCGAGGCACTGCGCTATTTCGCAGCCTGA